The genomic interval GAACTGGCTAAAATGATCGGGATTGACTTTGAACGCCCACTTGTTGATCAAGATAAGCAATTTACCGATATTTTACTTTACGGATATGATAAGGAACCTGTAACATACGTTTACAAGAAAAGGGAACATAAAAACTATTATCGTGGGTGCGTTTTCGATTTGAAATATATGCGTACTGCAGGAACAACTAGTAAAGGAAACCTTTGGGCCATAAAATTATTCTCCGAACATGGAAAGTGTCCAAATTGTACCGAAAGCTTGTTGGAACAGGAACGCTTCGTTATGGGGAATTCCCTTTCAGAGGTGTTGAGAATGCCGATCTCAGAATCACTATTAGTTGTCCAGAAATTACGTAATTGCCTCGACAAACAAGTATTAGATAATTATAACGAATTGATTAATGATCTGGAATTGCGTCTATCATATCTAAATAAAATTGGTCTAAAGTCTCTTTCGGCTTTCGATGTTAAAGTCTTGGTGAATCCGTAATTGGTTAAGCTAACGGTAACGATAGTCGAATAACGCACATGATGAGCAGGAACTACAGTGGCTTGCTCTTCTTATTAAGCTAACGGGCAGAATGGTTCCAATAAGTGGTATTCTAAGATAAGGGATTTGAACAGGGGGGGCAATGTTGAGGGAAATAAAGCATCCAGTTAAGAGTCCATCAAGGATTGGATCCATTATAGGCATGATTGCTATTATATCGAGTCAATCTATTCTTGTATTGAGAATATGGGATCATAGGGGTATATTCTACGCTTCGTTAACGGTGATTCTTCTATGTTTAGTTGTACTGTTACTCGCATTGTACAGAACATATTTTAAGAAAACGACCGTGTTATGCCTATCCAATGAGCAAATCATATTAAATGGGATTATAATTAATTCAAGGGATATTAAAGTGATAATGACCAGGGGGAACTTTAAACCTGTTATTGGGATATTACCTTACAGGAGGAAGATCGTCCCATTGGATATGGCATTTAGGTATTCAAAGGATGAAGATAGAGGTATCTCGGATTTAAAGAGCTGGGCAAAAATGAACAATGTAAAGATGGTTAATAAATCGTTTCAAACGTGGATATAAATGTATTCAAAAGCACTATTCGGTACGGTCATTATCTTATTAAGAGAATGTGCTTTAACCAGGATGACATGCTCGTTCGTTAAGCTAACAGGTAACGATATTTCAATACTGAAAGAGCTGCCGCTTGGCAGCCTTTTTTTCTACTAACGGGCAGTTTAAATTAATTCTCATGGAATAAAAATGGTATAATATTATGGAGTAATTTTGAATTGCGAGGTGGAAAATGGGGGTAGATTTCTCAGCTGTTCTTAAACACTCATTAGATGTTACAGACATAGAAGTTTTTAAAGAAGAGATTGTTAAAGGGACAAGATTTCCTAAAGCTATAAAGTGTATTAAAGAAGTTAATTTTCATAACCCGCATCTTGACAGACAATGGTTATTGAATCGTGATCGTATTAGTGAATCACATAACTTTGAGCCATTTGATCCCGTGTTAATAGGGGATGAAGAATATGTTGAGCTTGGAGGTTCTGGTGGGTTTCGATTTATATTTAATAAGCATATCTGTGAGTTCAGTCCTAGTTTTAGGTGGTATCAATTTATAGAAAATCAAGAGTTGCAACTTGAACTAAGGGCAATATGCCAAGAATTTGCAGACTACTTCGGTTATAACTTTGCAATATATATGGGAGATAATTATTGTGCGTTAGACTATGTTTTTGAAGGTCGCGATATGGATTATTATAAAGCCAATCTTAGGAGTAGATTCGGTAAAGCTAAATCATCTATCGGGGAATTAATACAGAAAACTAATAGTGGATGGGAATCAGAAGGCTATTTTATAGATGATTTTAACGATTTGCAACGTAATTCGTTGAGCTAAAAAGGAGAACGATAGTTCAACGGACCATAGAGCAGTTAGCCGGATGGCAACTGCTTCTTTCTCGTAATGCTAACGGGCAGATACGCAACATTTTTGTCTTCAGATTTCCACTTGACCCTTACGTAACGTAATGATTTATAGTGAACGTAAGAGATAGACGAAACACAGCCTACTGCCAAAAAATCGAACAACACAATTCGAAATCGGAGGAGAAGCAAACATGAGAAAACTCGTATTGTTCATGCATGTATCACTAGACGGGTATGCATCAGATTCAAACGGAGGACTAGATTGGATTCCGTACAACGAGGAATTAGAGAAATACGCCGAGGAAGTCGTAGCCGAAGTCGGCTCTCCGGTATACGGACGAACGACATATCGGATGATGGAGAGCTACTGGCCCTCGGTGCTGGACAATCCGGATGCATCGAGGCACGATATGGAGCATGCCACATGGCTGCAGGATGTTAAGAAGATCGTCATTTCCGACTCGATGGACATTGTTGAATGGAATAATACGGTACTGATCAAGGACAATATTGCAGATGAAATCAAGGCGCTCAAGGAGCAGCCAGGCAAAAATCTCGTTATCTTCGGCAGTCCGGGGGCGGCGAAGACGTTGCTTGAACTCGGCCTGATCGACGAATTCCTGCTGACGATTTGTCCAGTCATCTTGGGCGGCGGAAAATCAGTATTCCACGGCGACGGTGAGAAAATCAGGCTCAAGCTGCTGTCCAGCCGAACGCTCAAGTCGGGCATTATCGCGGCCCGTTATGAGTTGGAGAAATACTCTGCCGTGCAAGATGTTCTACTAACGGATAACGATAGTTGAAAACTAAAGGGCTGCCGCTTGGCAGCCCTTCGTCATTACGCTAACGAGCTGTATTGCTATTAAAACATACGAGGTTTGAGTAACAAAATGACTCCCTTGTATGATGTTATTGAGCACAAGATGCTCACCAGCTACCGGATTCAAAACAAACCAAGGAGACTATAAGATGAATATTACTCAAAATGAACGCATTAAACAAATTACTTCTTTTACTTTTTATTTGTTGGTGTCGATAACAAAAAATTAAAACAAGCAGCCCTAGCGCAAGACTATCTCGGGGTCGAGCTCGGAAGGCGGTATTTGTATGAGTGTAATAAGAGATGCGTTATTTGACTGTTCCAATTTATTGAACTGATTAGACGCTCAATAACTCTTGCCGCTCTATTCTTTCCACCTCATCATCATGTAAAGCTGCTCGACGCTTTAGGAGCTCATATGTCTCACTCCACTCGTCAGGGTACCTTGTCCATTGAATTCTCTTATACAATTCTTCTAGGGCAAGCTCTACTTCATTTCTAAATTGTTTCCATAGCTTCTTAGCTTTGTAATAGTCACCATTATTACAAGTAGCATTCACTACGTCATAACAAAGTTTATCTTTTCTGAAAATCTCCATACTGATTTCATCAACTGTAAAAAGAATTTCTTTTTTGAGTTTGGCGTCATTCTCCATAGTTGCAATCATTTCGGCCATAATAGAAGTTATATTGGGATTATTTTGAGCTGAGTGATTCATACATTCAGTGAGTTGGATAGTCATAAATTTTTCCCTCCTAGCAACGTTTTGTTACCATTCTGGTTTTATATAATACTTTTCGTTAGAAGGAGGGTTTTTTAGTCACTAAGCAAGTGAAGATAGCTACTGGTAATAAAAGGGGGAGTGAACATAATTAATGGATGAAGAACAAACATGTCAAGCACTTGATGACTTTTCGACTAATGAAACGATGGAACGGTTAGATAGAATGTAAGTGGATGAGCTCTGACCTTATCCTTCTCAGTATGTGAGAATCATCCAAAATCCTCGATTCAATTAGGGTTATCATTATATTTATGAAAAAGTTGAACTAACGGGACACGTTAGTTCAACACAAAAAGGAGCAGCTGCAGACGACAGCTGCTCCTTTTTTGATTACGCTAACTGGCAGATTTGCTCCATTATCGGGCATTATCGGACTATATTTAAGGGGAGCGAGGGTGCGGTTAATCCGAGGTGTTATGCAAAAGAAGATAATAGTTGGTTGAATCTATCGCGCTCCTCCAAAAAAGGGCAATGACCGCTGTATTGAAATGAAACAAGTTGCGAATTTTTAATCAGCTTATTTGTTTCCTGAGCTTGGGAAAACGGAACGACTTTATCATGAATTCCATGAATAATTAATGTGGGCACATCGATCTGTCCAAGATCGTTGTAAACATTCTCGTCTCTTAGCGTGACCATAATAGCGGAAGTCGACCAATTCGCAGCTTGTAAACCCATTAGAAAGAACCATTCGGATTTTGGTTCAGAAATGTACTGAAAGAAAAAAATCTCCGTTTGGTTTTGCAGCATTTTCGGACGGTCATTGTTTGTTTCTTCGATGATTTTATTCGTAAATTCTTTGGGAACGCTTGATGGAGACGCAGCGTCGATCAGGACGAGTTTAGATACCCCGTACCCTTTGTAACGAGCCATATAACGAATCGAGATCGCGCCTCCGGTCGAGTGTCCTGCTAGTATTATGTTTTTTAATTGTAACGCTTCGATGACCATACGAAGATCATCTGCTAATCTATCGAAACCGTAACCGTCGAATGGTTTATCCGAATTGCCGTATCCTCTCCAGTCCATTCCGATACAACGATATCCGAGCTTCGGAAGGTAATTGAACTGATATTCGAACTGGTTATGGTTTAGCGGCCATCCATGAATAAAAAGTATCGTTTTATTTCCCTTTGGATTGATGTCCTCTATAAATACTTTTACGCCCGGTTCCACAGTAACGAAGTATCCCAAGTGTATCACCTCAATTTTAAAAAATGTACTTACCTATTAAGATATTCGCCCTAGGCAAGGTGAATGCCCAATTTCGGCGTCAAATTAGGTTTAGATCGTACGTAGAGATTTCTGAGGAATAGCTTGAGTAAAACAACTTCTTCAGATCATTGAGCTAACGGGACACGATAGTTGAACATACTACGAGCAGTTTGCTGTGGCGGCTGCTCCTATTTTTTGTTAAGCTAATGGGCAGTTTAACTCAATAAAAACAAGAAAGCAGACGGTCCTTGTTATGGATTTTCTTATTAAATAAATTGCGTAAAAGCGCTAGTTGGCATTTTTTATGAGTTATGGTTTAGCAACAATAAGCCACACCTGCATTGAAATAGTCACACCGTGGTTCTAGTAATTTCGCTAATATAAAGCCATGCTTATGGTGAAGGGTTACAGTTGCCGATAGTTATTTAAGCATATCAAAACCAAATTATGATTTATGTCGAGCGACACCCTATAAAGTGTTAGATGAGTGGAGATGAAATTTATGATAAGAGTTGCAAAATTGGAGGATAGGAAAGATATAGCAAAACTATTGACGCAATTAGGCTACCCGGAAACCGAATTTTTTATTAAAGAGAACATGGAAAGACTTCTTACTGACCCCAACGAAGAATTAATGGTTTATGAAGATGAAGGACGTGTTATTGCCTGTATTTCCATTCATTATATTCCGCAATTAGGAATTAGAGGAGATATCGCATCAATTAGTTATCTTGTTGTGGACTCCTCAATTAGAAGTAAAGGAATTGGAAAGGAATTAGAGGGATTTGCCTCTGCCTCTGCCAGAAAAAGGGGATGTGACAGTATCCAAGTTCATTGTCATTCCAGAAGAATAGATGCTCATAAATTTTATGAGAGACAAGGTTTTAAGGAGGCTCCTAAGTACTTTTCAAAAATGTTAGACAAATGACGGCATAAACTCTCACTAACTTTTATTGAATCGACAGCAAAGTTTTAATAGGAGGGAATGATTTATTCGGCCAATTAATATTTAACTAACTGGGAACTATAGTTGAACAAACATGGAGTAGTTTGCTGCGGCAGCTGCTCCCTTTCTTTGTTAAACTATCGGGCAGGATAGTTCCAATATGTGTTAATCTTAATGTCAGAAGACTACAGCGACATCCTTTTCAAAAGGATCTTTGATGTAGATATAAAATTTAGTAGAAACCGTTAATTGAACGCGCAGATCTATTCAACATTTAGGAGTGATTTTGTAATGTATGGCTACATCGACCGCCAGGGCAACCAGGTGATCCCGACAATATACGAGTATGCTACTTCTTTCACAAATGGCATAGCTGCTGTTTACGAGAACAATAAAACGAAGTTCATTTCAAAATCCGGCGAAACTTTGCTGGATACAGAATATTTTGGAGTGAATAATTTTTCTTGCGGTCGTGCATTGTTTCAAAGTAATGGTAAATTTGGCTATCTAGATATACACGGTATGATTGTTATTCCTCCTAAGTTTGAACATGCTTATGATTTTTCTGAAGGATACGCCACCGTAGTTATACCTAATGGTATTACATCGGGGATTGCGTTCATTGATGTAAATGGGAATTTTATTAATGATCAGATATATAATAACTCCATGCACTTTAAAGATGGTATCGTATCTGTGCAGCACCCTTCTGGAAAGCACGGATGCATCAATGCAGCAGGCGAATACGTAATAGATCCTATATCCGAGGACTACAACTCCTTCTCTGACGGGCTTGCTCGAATAAGTGTAGAAGGAAAGATCGGATATATTGATTGCAAAGGTCAGATCGTTATTTCACCACAGTTTGGTTTTGCTGGTAATTTTCAAGAGGGAATGGCGGTAATTAGTAAACGTAATAAATTTGGATTCATTAACAGATTAGGTGAAGTCATAGTCGATACTAAATATAATGACGCGGAGAATTTTTATGAGCAGTTGGCCCCGGTCAAATTAGGAAGGAATTGGGGATACCTGAATCCTGACGGTGAATTTGTGATTGAACCCAAGTTTACGAGCGCGTCATGTTTTAGGGAAGGCATAGCATTTGTTTATGATAAGAAAAATATTACGATGTTGAAACGAAACATGGAGATGATCGAGCTAGGGGATCAGTACGAGAGGTTAGAGAGTTTTTCAGAAGGACTCAGCGTAGTGACAATACGAGAAAGAAGAAAAACATACCCTATCACTATTCATAGCACAGAAGTAACTTTCTACAAAAATTAACTGTCAGGATTTGAAACTGTAATTCAATAACTGCTCCATTTCTTTATTTAAGCTAACGGGCAGGATAGTTTGATCTCTTCACGAATACGTCAGATATGGGAAATTTACGGTCATCGCAAATAAGACGTTATGAGAAACTGCGGTAGTGCCATTAATTTCAAAAATCCATTAAGCTCGGAGTTGAAATATGAGTTTAATTCTTCCTTTGGATATTATTGAAAAAATACAGCAGGAATATAAGGATCAATACGATTTTGTTGAAGACCTATTAACTAATCAAAGTTTTTTCCACACCGAAGAAGAGTTTATATTGAGATTAATTAGATCAATTTTGTTTTTATCTGAAGGAAGTATTGAACAGCTTCAAAAATATCTCAACATTGCAAAAATAGATTTTAGAGATGTGTTCTATTGGGCTGAATACGATCAAAATAACAAACAAATACGGGATTTTAAAAAGCCATTTAAAGGGGAATACAATTAAACGTTGAGCTAACGGGGAACGATAGTTGAACATCCAAAGGGCTTCCAAGCGGAAGCCCTTCATTAAGCTAACGGGCGGTTTTGTTGAACAAGTTGCAAATTTAACATTTTAAAGTAAGAGCATTTCTTTGTAATGAGAAATGTTTTTTATTTTTATATAAAACGATATTATTTTATCGTAAAACGATAAATTTTGTGATAAAGTAAAAACTGACATTAAATAAGTGAGGTGCAGTTTATGAAACGAGGAAATACACTCTTTTTGAAGATAGCTGTTATTCTTATTGGAACCCCAATTCTTGCTTTGTACATATTTTTGGTGCCTAAGATTGGGGATTTTGCTGAAGAATTGTATCCAGAAATGGCTTATATGAAATCTCTCGTCTTAATCGATATGTACTCAGCAGCGATTCCTTTTTACTTTGCTCTGTATCAAGCTTTTAAACTTTTAAGCTATATAGATAAGAACCAAGCGTTCTCGGAATTATCGGTAAAAGCTTTAAAGAATATAAAATACTGTGCCATCACAATCAGTACCTTGTACATGCTAGGTATGCCACTCTACTATCTCATGGGGAAGAGAGTTGACCCTCCAAGTTTCATACCAATGGGATTGGTCATTATTTTCGCCTCTATGGTGATCACCGTTTTTGCTGCTGTTCTCCAAAGACTTTTACAAGAAGCTATTAATATAAAATCAGAAAATGATTTAACGGTCTGAGGTGGAGCATATGGCAATTATTATTAATATTGATGTGATGTTAGCAAAACGAAAAATGAGCGTAACGGAGCTTTCAGAGAGGGTTGGAATAACTATGGCGAATCTTTCCATTCTTAAAAATGGGAAAGCAAAAGCGGTTCGTTTATCAACATTAGAAGCGATATGTAAAACCTTGGATTGTCAGCCAGGTGATATTTTGGAGTACAAAAGCGACGAAGACACTCCATAAAAACAGACAACAAATTTATTTAACTAACGGGGAACGAAAGTTGAACGGACCATAGAGCATCTAGTCGATGGCAACTGCTCCTTTCTCGTTAAGCTGTAAGGCAGGATAGCGTAACCTTTTATCGCAGATAGAGTCTAAATTATTACATATTCAGTATTCATAAACGAGGTGAGCTAATAATAGAATGAAAAAACGAATTTTACTTTTTGTTGGTATTTTTGTGTTCTTGGCAATTATCGGCGGTATTACATTGCATAATTTTGCTAAAAACCTAGGCGAAAGTTACAATCAAATAGGTTAATGGGAAAAGAGGGCTTACAAATCCTGGCGTTAATCAAACGGGAAACGATAGTTGAATAATAGACATTAATGAGCAGGTACTACGGTATCCTGCTCTTTTTATTAAGCTAACGGGCAGGTTTGAGCAATGAAAAAGCTGCTTGGATACTGGGCAGTGAGTGATTATACGGAATAATTGCTACTGAGTCAATTTATCCCATTTTATAAAAAGCCATGGCTGTTCCTCCCATTACATAAGCCAGATGCAAGCTATATGAGAGGACCGATACCGGAGATACTTTCCTTGTACAATCGCTAAGACCTAAGTGAGAAATTACGGATTCGCAAT from Paenibacillus sp. FSL K6-3182 carries:
- a CDS encoding dihydrofolate reductase family protein, producing the protein MRKLVLFMHVSLDGYASDSNGGLDWIPYNEELEKYAEEVVAEVGSPVYGRTTYRMMESYWPSVLDNPDASRHDMEHATWLQDVKKIVISDSMDIVEWNNTVLIKDNIADEIKALKEQPGKNLVIFGSPGAAKTLLELGLIDEFLLTICPVILGGGKSVFHGDGEKIRLKLLSSRTLKSGIIAARYELEKYSAVQDVLLTDNDS
- a CDS encoding GNAT family N-acetyltransferase, whose protein sequence is MIRVAKLEDRKDIAKLLTQLGYPETEFFIKENMERLLTDPNEELMVYEDEGRVIACISIHYIPQLGIRGDIASISYLVVDSSIRSKGIGKELEGFASASARKRGCDSIQVHCHSRRIDAHKFYERQGFKEAPKYFSKMLDK
- a CDS encoding helix-turn-helix transcriptional regulator — encoded protein: MAIIINIDVMLAKRKMSVTELSERVGITMANLSILKNGKAKAVRLSTLEAICKTLDCQPGDILEYKSDEDTP
- a CDS encoding DUF2975 domain-containing protein; translation: MKRGNTLFLKIAVILIGTPILALYIFLVPKIGDFAEELYPEMAYMKSLVLIDMYSAAIPFYFALYQAFKLLSYIDKNQAFSELSVKALKNIKYCAITISTLYMLGMPLYYLMGKRVDPPSFIPMGLVIIFASMVITVFAAVLQRLLQEAINIKSENDLTV
- a CDS encoding WG repeat-containing protein → MYGYIDRQGNQVIPTIYEYATSFTNGIAAVYENNKTKFISKSGETLLDTEYFGVNNFSCGRALFQSNGKFGYLDIHGMIVIPPKFEHAYDFSEGYATVVIPNGITSGIAFIDVNGNFINDQIYNNSMHFKDGIVSVQHPSGKHGCINAAGEYVIDPISEDYNSFSDGLARISVEGKIGYIDCKGQIVISPQFGFAGNFQEGMAVISKRNKFGFINRLGEVIVDTKYNDAENFYEQLAPVKLGRNWGYLNPDGEFVIEPKFTSASCFREGIAFVYDKKNITMLKRNMEMIELGDQYERLESFSEGLSVVTIRERRKTYPITIHSTEVTFYKN
- a CDS encoding alpha/beta hydrolase, with product MGYFVTVEPGVKVFIEDINPKGNKTILFIHGWPLNHNQFEYQFNYLPKLGYRCIGMDWRGYGNSDKPFDGYGFDRLADDLRMVIEALQLKNIILAGHSTGGAISIRYMARYKGYGVSKLVLIDAASPSSVPKEFTNKIIEETNNDRPKMLQNQTEIFFFQYISEPKSEWFFLMGLQAANWSTSAIMVTLRDENVYNDLGQIDVPTLIIHGIHDKVVPFSQAQETNKLIKNSQLVSFQYSGHCPFLEERDRFNQLLSSFA